A region from the Aegilops tauschii subsp. strangulata cultivar AL8/78 chromosome 5, Aet v6.0, whole genome shotgun sequence genome encodes:
- the LOC109775079 gene encoding patatin-like protein 3: MASPPPQVDVDLGKLSYEIFSFLESKFLYGGGGAGGGGVCSLPGTPGRGPLGGGGARVRVLAIDGCGPGPGDALLAAAALARLEAALRAKAGDPDARVADFFDAAAGAGAGGVLAAMLFVRGADGRPKYTAADALAFVAASLGKGGWGGGGGGWRGRWAALFRRGERSSDKSSLSASSSSSSLRRVFGDATLRDTVAPLLVPCYDLATGAPFLFSRADAVESDSFDFRLRDVCAATCAGGSVAAAVRSVDGRTAIAAASGGVAAMGNPAAAAITHVLHNKQEFPLAAGVDDLLVVSIGSGSSSGGTASGSATPSAGWRTPIPPRSPSPAEMVRLTAEGVADMVDQAVAMAFGHTCGRNYVRIQAAAPAHSIKALRSLEARKVVAIADGMLTQRNVEAELFRGRRLSEKSNREKLDAFATELVKEHDRRRDSPPGLLPNVAIKQVSPTPPRLSSATTSSAATTGRTASTMPSPASTQDSRH; the protein is encoded by the exons atggcctcgccgccgccgcaggtGGACGTGGACCTCGGCAAGCTGAGCTACGAGATCTTCTCGTTCCTCGAGAGCAAGTTCTTGTACGGTGGCGGTGGCGCTGGCGGGGGCGGGGTGTGCTCGCTGCCGGGCACGCCGGGGAGGGGGCCGCTTGGTGGTGGGGGCGCGAGGGTGCGGGTGCTGGCCATTGACGGCTGCGGCCCGGGCCCCGGGGACGCGCTGCTGGCAGCCGCCGCGCTGGCCCGGCTCGAGGCCGCGCTGCGGGCCAAGGCCGGCGACCCCGACGCCCGGGTCGCCGACTTCTTCGACGCCGCCGCGGGGGCCGGCGCGGGCGGTGTGCTCGCGGCGATGCTGTTTGTGAGGGGTGCTGACGGGCGGCCGAAGTATACGGCCGCCGACGCGCTGGCGTTCGTGGCGGCGAGCCTCGGGAAGGGCGGGTGgggcggaggtggaggtggatggCGCGGGAGGTGGGCCGCGCTGTTCCGGCGCGGGGAGAGGTCGTCGGACAAGTCGTCGTTGTCGGCGTCATCGTCCTCGTCGTCGCTCCGGCGGGTGTTCGGCGACGCGACGCTGAGGGACACGGTGGCGCCGCTGCTGGTGCCGTGCTACGACCTGGCCACGGGCGCGCCGTTCCTATTCTCCCGCGCCGACGCCGTCGAGAGCGACAGCTTCGACTTCCGCCTCCGCGACGTCTGCGCTGCCACCTGCGCCGGCGGCTCGGTCGCCGCCGCAGTCCGCTCCGTGGACGGCCGCACGGCCATCGCCGCGGCGTCCGGTGGCGTGGCAGCCATGGGCAACCCCGCCGCTGCCGCCATCACGCATGTCCTGCACAACAAGCAGGAGTtccccctcgccgccggcgtCGACGACCTCCTGGTCGTCTCCATCGGCTCCGGGTCCTCCTCCGGCGGCACCGCCTCGGGCTCTGCCACCCCGTCCGCCGGCTGGCGCACACCAATTCCCCCGCGCTCCCCGTCCCCCGCCGAGATGGTCCGCCTCACCGCCGAGGGCGTCGCCGACATGGTCGACCAGGCCGTGGCCATGGCATTCGGCCACACCTGCGGCCGCAACTACGTGCGCATCCAG GCTGCGGCGCCGGCGCACTCGATCAAGGCGCTCCGGTCGCTGGAGGCTCGGAAGGTGGTGGCGATCGCGGACGGGATGCTGACGCAGCGGAACGTGGAGGCGGAGCTCTTCCGCGGCCGCCGGCTGTCCGAGAAGTCCAACCGGGAGAAGCTGGACGCGTTCGCGACGGAGCTGGTGAAGGAGCACGACCGCCGGCGAGACTCGCCGCCGGGGCTCCTCCCCAACGTGGCCATCAAGCAGGTGTCGCCGACGCCGCCGCGGCTGTCCTCGGCCACCACGTCCTCCGCCGCGACCACCGGCAGGACCGCGTCCACCATGCCGTCGCCGGCGTCCACGCAGGACTCACGGCACTGA